Genomic segment of Paenibacillus sp. FSL R5-0912:
TCGTTCACCACCTCATCGTTCATCATGCCCCAGCCGCCGCCCATGACCATGACCGTAGGCATGTTCCGGAGGCTGAACTGCTTCTGGATCTCATCGCGGCCAGGATGCTCCCAGAAATCGGGATGTACCGGCATACCGGTTACCCGGATCTTGGCGGCAGCAACACTGCGGCGGCGAAGCTTGGCCTTGACCTCCGGTGTAGAGACCAGATATCGGTCCACTTCAGGACTAATCCAGCTGGCATGGGCGTCGTAATCCGTGATGACTGTGATCAGCGGCGCTTTCAGCGACGGATTCAGCCGCTTGAGTCGGGACACCACAGCGCCGGGAATGAAATGAGTGCAAACGATGATGTCCGGCTTCAGCTGCTTCACAATATTTTGCGTATGCGTATAAAATAGGCGGTGCAGGGCAAGTGTGGTAAGACGATTGAATGATTTCTGGTGCCGGTATACATAGCCCATCAGCCGGGGCTGGGAGATCACCGTTTTACGGTAGGCCGAGACAATGATCGGCGCCATCTTAGGATTGAGGAAGCTTCCGAGCTCCAGCACCTTCGTCTGCACATCAGGCGACAATTTGCGCAGGCTGCTCGACAGCGCGTATGCTGCCTGGGTATGCCCTGCGCCGAAACCTTCCGACAGCAATAATACTCTTTTTTTGCGCAATGTATAGTTCACCTGTTCTTTAGTGGTATTCAGGGGTCCGGCAGCCGGGAGGGCGTCAGACCCAGAGCGCAAGCGTGCCTGCGGCAACGCCGGAGCCGATTACCGCACCAGCGATGACATCGGACGGATAATGCAGCCCGAGATAGATCCGGGAGAAGCCGACCGTGCAGGCGAGCGGAAGCAAGATATAGGTCAGGGCAGGGTAAGCCATCATATAAGGAACCGTAGAGGCGAAGATAGCTGTAGTATGGCCTGAAGGAAAAGAATGATCCTTAAGCGGATTATGAAACGTATTGGTGCCCGGCAGCGCCAGATAAGGCCGCATGCGCGGATAGAGCTTTTTGGCAACGGCAACGGGCAGATGGCTTACTGCCAGCGCGGTCAGTGCCTGCAGTCCTGTAGTTCTCCATGGCTGTGGACACAGTGCCCAGATTAGAAGATTGATACCAATGGAGCTCGTAGCTCCTCCGAGATGAGTGAGGTACCAGAGCCAGAAGTTCAGAAAGCGGTTGTGCAGCCGTCCGTTAATCCATTGAAAGAGAAGCCGCTCCAAGAGATGCAGTTTCTTGAAAAAAGGTCTCATATCTTGTCCCTCCGTTAGTCCGGCTAAAGATATTTGGCGCAGCTTAAGCAGCAGGTTCCAAGACCTGAAGCTGTCTTTATCATACTTTTTTAAGGCAGTCCATTTCAAGAAAAAGCTCGGAATCACTCGAAAAATGCCAGTTTTGACTTGTGTACCCCAATGCGTCTACAATGATTCAAGCAGGAAGATCCCGTTTATAAGGTAACAGAGAAATAAGGATTCGGCCATGATCCGGATACCATGTTCATATCTTAGGAACGGGGCTAATACACAATCGGAAGCCTGCCCGAGAAAAAGGGATAATTCTTGTCTGCTGTAAGGGATGCAACAAAAGGGTCAGAAAGAACGTTAACAAGCCTGAGAGAGAAAGAGAACATCTAGACTTGGAAAAAGGGGGCATCAAAAGATCATGACAGACGCATTGTTTGTTACGCTCCAAGTGATCTTGGCGGCAATTGCAGTTTATCAGTTTGCATTCTCGCTGTTTGGACTGCACAAGAAAAAGAACAAGGTTAAGTATGCGCCGCAAAAGTCATTTGCCGTACTGGTTGCCGCGCACAACGAGGAAGAAGTAGTTGGCGCGTTAATGGAAAATTTGAAACAGCTTAATTATCCCCAGGAACTGTACGATGTATTTGTCATCTGCGATAACTGTACGGATAATACAGCAGCCATCGTACGGGAGCACGGCATGAATGCCTGTGTACGTACCAACACGAATCTTCGCGGAAAAGGGTATGCTATCGAGTGGATGCTCAAGGAGCTGTGGGCGCTGCCCCGCCAGTATGATGCTGTCGTGATGTTCGATGCCGACAACCTCGCGCATACCGAATTCCTGACCGAAATGAACAATGATCTATGTTCAGGGGGACGTGTAATTCAAGGTTATATTGATACCAAGAATCCGGAGGATTCATGGATTACCGCTGCTTATGGTGTATCCTACTGGTACATCAACCGGCTCTGGCAGCTGTCGCGCCATAATCTGAAGATGGCCAACTTCCTCGGCGGAACAGGCATGTGCTTCGAGACGAACCTGCTCAAAGAAATGGGCTGGGGGGCTACAAGTCTGGTTGAGGATTTGGAATTCACCATGCGCAGCGCTTCTAAGGGTGTGTATCCAAGATTCAACTATGATGCCAAGGTCTTCGATGAGAAGCCGCTTACGTTCAAGGCTTCCTCCAGACAGCGTCTGCGCTGGATGCAGGGGCATTTCACAGTCGCCCGCCGTTATTTCTTCCCTTTGCTGTGGCAGAGCATCAAAGAACGCAGCCTCACGAAGTTTGACTTGGCGCTCTATGGAGCGAATGTCTACATTGTGCTGCTGACATTCCTGATGACGGCTGTAATGTGGATCGATAACTCCATGTTCGATGGTCCGCATATTGCTAATATTTACGGTCATTTGCCGCTCTGGCTGAGCTACTTTGCCATTGGAGCCAATATTCTGACCTTCCTGCTGGCCATGGCGCTTGAGAAGGTGAAGTTCAAAAAGGTATATCTGTACCTCCTGGCCTTCCCGGTTTATCTGCTCTCGTGGTACCCCATTACGTTCTACGCGTTCTTCACGCAGAACAACAAGCAATGGAGCCATACCAAGCACACGCGTGTGGTGCGGCTTGAAGAAGTGCAGAGCAAGCAAGTGTAGTATAATGCCTGATTGTTATCTAAGTATTTTTTGGAGAAGATATTGACACTGTTCGCTCAGTGTTGTATAGTATTCAAGTATGCAAAACATAGGGATTGCAAGCAGAAGCACCGGCTTCTCACCTGAACGGCTAAATTGCCGGCTGGTTTTGATCTCAATGCTTTATGAATGGTTATAATTCATGAACGTTGATCAAACGGGGTGTCGGGGAGTTACCGGCATCCCTTTTTTATGGAGAACCGCATTACAAGAAGATCCGGAGGTGGAGTATTATCAGTAAGGAACATATGATCAATGATGAAATTCGGGCCAAAGAGGTTCGGCTGGTTGGAGCAGAAGGTGAACAAATCGGGATCAAACCGATCCGCGAGGCGTTGCAGATGGCGATCGATCTTAATCTTGATTTAGTCAATGTAGCACCGCAGGCGAAACCGCCGGTATGCCGCATCATGGATTACGGCAAGTTCCGTTATGAAACGCAGAAGAAAGAGAAGGAAGCGCGCAAGAACCAGAAGATCGTGGATATCAAGGAAGTCTGGTTCCGTGCTAACATTGAAGAACATGATTATCAGACCAAGTTCCGCAATGTTATCAAGTTCCTGGGCGAAGGCGATAAAGTGAAGTGCTCCGTTCGTTTCCGCGGACGTGAGATTACCCATGCGAGTATCGGCCAGAAGATCCTGGAGCGTGTGAAGAACGAAGTGGAAGATATTTCTGTTGTTGAGCGCCAGCCTAAGCTGGAAGGCCGCAGCATGATTATGATTTTGGCTCCAAAAGCCCAATAATCCTGGAGTCACTTGCACAGCAATTTGGCGCCGCATAATATTCAAGGAGGAAACACCATGCCTAAAATGAAAACACATAGCAGCCTGAAAGGCCGCTTTAAGATCACTGGAACTGGTAAAGTATTGCGTTACAAAGCTCACAAGAACCACTTGCTGTCCCACAAATCGAAACGCGCAAAACGCGTATTGAACGGCAATCCAGTAATGGCCCCTGGGGATGTAAGACGTTTGAAACAAGGACTTGCTAACTTGAAATAGTTAATTACACATTTTTGGGAGGTTTATTAATATGGCAAGAGTTAAAGGCGGATTTGTAGTTCGTCGTAGACATAAAAAAGTATTGAAACTGGCAAAAGGTTACTTCGGTTCCAAGCACCGCATTTTTAAAACAGCTAAAGAGCAAGTAATGAAATCGATGGTTTACGCTTACCGTGACCGTCGTCAGACTAAACGTAACTTCCGCAGACTGTGGATCGTTCGTATCAACGCAGCAGCGCGTTTGAACGGTCTTTCCTATAGCAAGCTTGTATACGGCCTGAAATTGGCTGGCGTAGAAGTGAACCGTAAGATGCTGGCTGATCTGGCAGTGAACGATCTGAATGCATTCAACTCCCTGGCTGTAGTTGCCAAAGAGAAGATCAACGCGTAAGAATGATATAAACCGAAAAGCACCGCCTGCGGGTTGTCCCGCGTGACGGTGCTTTTTTGTGCCCGAAGGCTGAGCTACTGCTCCCTGCTATATTGAAGGAACAGAATTCCGGAGGAGTGCTATTCCCAGTACTTTGTTGTGCTGAGCTGTGAAGCCAGCTTCTTGCTGCTGGCGCGTCTGATCTTGCGCAGCTCCGAACGCTCGTTGGCCGATTGGCAGATCAGCTTCTCTTCCTCAGTCTCGGCAATGATGGCCGGAACCGGAGATGGAGTGCCATCTTCGTGAACTGCAACGAAGGTAAGAAACGATGTAGCGGCAACAGCCCGTTCGCCTGTATAGAGGTTCTCCGAGATGATTTTGACGAATACCTCGATGCTAGTGCGCCCCGTCCAGGAGACGAAGGATTCGAAGCAGACGGAATCTGTGGGCCTGATCGGCAGAAGGAAGTCTACAGAGTCAGCGGAGGCGGTTACCACATTCGCACGGCAGTGGCGCATGGCCGAGATGGAGGCAACTTCATCAATTGTGCTCATCAGTTTGCCACCAAACAATGTTTTGTGGTTGTTAACATCATTCGGGAAGACACGGCCGGTTTTGAATACGCGGGATTCGTGGCAGTATTTAGAGGCCGGAACAACTTGAGGTTTGTTTTCTTGATCCAT
This window contains:
- a CDS encoding phosphatase PAP2 family protein, whose translation is MRPFFKKLHLLERLLFQWINGRLHNRFLNFWLWYLTHLGGATSSIGINLLIWALCPQPWRTTGLQALTALAVSHLPVAVAKKLYPRMRPYLALPGTNTFHNPLKDHSFPSGHTTAIFASTVPYMMAYPALTYILLPLACTVGFSRIYLGLHYPSDVIAGAVIGSGVAAGTLALWV
- the infC gene encoding translation initiation factor IF-3, with translation MINDEIRAKEVRLVGAEGEQIGIKPIREALQMAIDLNLDLVNVAPQAKPPVCRIMDYGKFRYETQKKEKEARKNQKIVDIKEVWFRANIEEHDYQTKFRNVIKFLGEGDKVKCSVRFRGREITHASIGQKILERVKNEVEDISVVERQPKLEGRSMIMILAPKAQ
- a CDS encoding UDP-N-acetylglucosamine--LPS N-acetylglucosamine transferase, coding for MRKKRVLLLSEGFGAGHTQAAYALSSSLRKLSPDVQTKVLELGSFLNPKMAPIIVSAYRKTVISQPRLMGYVYRHQKSFNRLTTLALHRLFYTHTQNIVKQLKPDIIVCTHFIPGAVVSRLKRLNPSLKAPLITVITDYDAHASWISPEVDRYLVSTPEVKAKLRRRSVAAAKIRVTGMPVHPDFWEHPGRDEIQKQFSLRNMPTVMVMGGGWGMMNDEVVNETLAGWREQVQLVFCLGQNDKLLRGMQEDPRYSHPNIKLLGFTREVDKLMEVSDLLVTKPGGMTCSEGLAKGIPMLFHSPLPGQEEENCRYFTAAGFGEPISSLDVVDRWMERLLGDYGDVRAKRKAHLEEISRFNPLQSAQSIIDMLE
- a CDS encoding glycosyltransferase family 2 protein, which produces MTDALFVTLQVILAAIAVYQFAFSLFGLHKKKNKVKYAPQKSFAVLVAAHNEEEVVGALMENLKQLNYPQELYDVFVICDNCTDNTAAIVREHGMNACVRTNTNLRGKGYAIEWMLKELWALPRQYDAVVMFDADNLAHTEFLTEMNNDLCSGGRVIQGYIDTKNPEDSWITAAYGVSYWYINRLWQLSRHNLKMANFLGGTGMCFETNLLKEMGWGATSLVEDLEFTMRSASKGVYPRFNYDAKVFDEKPLTFKASSRQRLRWMQGHFTVARRYFFPLLWQSIKERSLTKFDLALYGANVYIVLLTFLMTAVMWIDNSMFDGPHIANIYGHLPLWLSYFAIGANILTFLLAMALEKVKFKKVYLYLLAFPVYLLSWYPITFYAFFTQNNKQWSHTKHTRVVRLEEVQSKQV
- the rpmI gene encoding 50S ribosomal protein L35, which produces MPKMKTHSSLKGRFKITGTGKVLRYKAHKNHLLSHKSKRAKRVLNGNPVMAPGDVRRLKQGLANLK
- the rplT gene encoding 50S ribosomal protein L20; this translates as MARVKGGFVVRRRHKKVLKLAKGYFGSKHRIFKTAKEQVMKSMVYAYRDRRQTKRNFRRLWIVRINAAARLNGLSYSKLVYGLKLAGVEVNRKMLADLAVNDLNAFNSLAVVAKEKINA
- a CDS encoding acyl-CoA thioesterase; amino-acid sequence: MDQENKPQVVPASKYCHESRVFKTGRVFPNDVNNHKTLFGGKLMSTIDEVASISAMRHCRANVVTASADSVDFLLPIRPTDSVCFESFVSWTGRTSIEVFVKIISENLYTGERAVAATSFLTFVAVHEDGTPSPVPAIIAETEEEKLICQSANERSELRKIRRASSKKLASQLSTTKYWE